The following coding sequences lie in one Rutidosis leptorrhynchoides isolate AG116_Rl617_1_P2 chromosome 4, CSIRO_AGI_Rlap_v1, whole genome shotgun sequence genomic window:
- the LOC139843072 gene encoding putative F-box protein At1g67623, producing the protein MDVDEMNILEHLPQEMIIEILSRVGSSSCVQLFSAKTACKSFLMFFKDPLVVKRISLDNYSAVPWGNTMVSFYNRCLVSGNPQAIFQLGLHLYFDAKDIQLGLQKIKEDTNHKILDSVYVYGLIMFASNQNEAKNIGLEMLNQIFSARSLDLVVAVRRKVFAMLRDLWKTNRHQFTDLATHCPLTRHKPYLPN; encoded by the coding sequence ATGGATGTTGATGAAATGAATATTCTCGAACATCTTCCACAAGAAATGATTATTGAGATATTGTCAAGAGTTGGTAGTTCATCATGCGTTCAACTATTCTCGGCAAAAACCGCCTGCAAATCATTCTTGATGTTCTTTAAGGATCCTTTGGTTGTTAAAAGGATATCCTTAGATAATTACTCGGCGGTTCCTTGGGGAAATACCATGGTCTCATTTTACAATCGTTGTCTTGTTTCGGGTAATCCTCAAGCCATTTTTCAGTTAGGTTTACATCTCTACTTTGACGCTAAAGACATCCAGTTAGGGCTTCAAAAAATAAAGGAAGATACTAACCATAAAATTTTAGATTCAGTTTATGTCTATGGCTTAATCATGTTTGCCTCTAACCAAAATGAGGCAAAGAATATCGGATTGGAAATGCTAAATCAAATATTTTCAGCAAGAAGCTTAGATTTAGTAGTTGCAGTTAGAAGAAAGGTTTTCGCTATGTTGCGAGACTTATGGAAAACAAACCGCCATCAATTCACTGACCTAGCAACGCATTGCCCTTTGACTCGACATAAACCCTATCTTCCAAACTGA